From the Papaver somniferum cultivar HN1 chromosome 2, ASM357369v1, whole genome shotgun sequence genome, the window GAAGATATGGAACTCAACCCACAATGGAGCAAAGGTAGTCCAACGGGAACCAAATACTTGTTCACTGGTTCTCAAGATAGGGAACAAACTGATGCGTTGATACAAATGCGTCAAAAACTTGACAACATCACGTCTAAAGAGGTAGTCTTCAATCCGTACAAGAATAATAGAGTTGGCGCAATGGAAGATGTCGTGTATTACCATGGCCCTTTGTTTCACCCTAACGGTTTTTCAATGTACAATCCTATAAGAATCATGCTTCAACTTGGTTTTATTCAAGATTCAACCCATGAGGATTATGTAACTCCGTTCAAGCACAAGTTGGAAAAGTGCGAGGCTGACGAAGCGGGTATAAAGGTGGCTTATGAACCTGAAGTTGATGTCAAGCATTGGAATGATAGACACTCTAGGCTTGTAGACATCTCATGGTGGGTGCATGCGGATGAAGGTCATGAGGCAACACCGGATTATGTCGAATGGTATGAAGGCTTCTCCCATGGTAGGGTGATATGGGTATATCCGACTCCGGGTAGGAGGACCAACAGAGCAtccacctcttcttcttctcaagtcgacaGTAGAGATGCTACTTCCATTCTGACACTAGTGGTGAGTATTTAATTTTGTAATTGTGTTATTCATATACATATAAGAGagttaatgtgaaattgtttttgAATGCATATAGAGGGAGCGAATGAAGCTACTTGTCAAGGATTTTTGTTGCTCGGCTGACAAAGGGGAAGTGATGTATCCTGCGAAGCAACGTCGGTACGCAGATTACTGCACGCACATTGAAAATCCCAATGCAAAGAAGATGTTCAAGGAGCTGGCTAAGGAAGGTAAGAGGAGCCGAAAATCACGTAGCCAAAGAACACAAGAAGTTGATGAGCATGACCAAAGTAGCCAACATCATGATGAACATCCCTCAGAGGTACAAAAAATTACTAGAGAAGATGATGGTTCCCCAGAGGGTGCTCTACCTAAGAAAATCCGGAGAGTTAGCAGGTCAGGGAGGCAGTAAGGTGGTGGTCGAGGTCGAGATGGTCGACTTCAACTTATGTTAATTTTACTTTATGAATTGAACTTAAATGTGTGTTGAAACAACTTATGTGTTTGGTTTGGAGTCTTTGTTTCGAGTACTTTTATGTTTGGTAACTCCTGTGTTTGTTGCAAATACTATGTTTTCAAGTATGCTCGTTAGAACCATGTAGTACTCCAATGCAGAAGACATTTCCCTTCCTCATACCAAGGGTCGTCATCTTCGTTTCATAGTACTTTGACGACCCTAATTGTATTTACCACTTCAACACACAGAGTCGTTAATATCCTCAAATAGAGATCTAACGACCATTTTTcccaaaacatccaggagatggaAAGAATATTTCTGGATAGAGTCGTCAGTGTTTATAATGAAATCAATGATGACCCTTGGTTAACAAAATATATCCAGGAGGTTTGAATTTATTTGGCTAGAGTCGTTAGATTTTTCATGTCAATGACGACTGTTTGTTGGATTTAGGAGTCTTTACTCTGCTATGGATACCTGTGACGACTCTCATTTTTTTTTAACGCTTTCAATTGATGAAGGAGTTGACATTAAAAAAAAGATTTCATGaggttgttttcaattgattttgcaCCTTGATATGTTCCTCTACTTATAGAATAATTTGTAACGACTATTTTTTATGGGAAAACGTGTATAGAAAAAGAGCCGTTGGGGGTTTTTCCACACAGTCGTCATTGTATACACTATCAATATGATGACTGTTGTATAATCCACTACAGTCGTTTTAGGTATCTGAATATATAACTGACGATCCTATGTCGAAAAACCTTCCAGGAGACAACCTAATTTGGGCCattagagtcgttagggtatctGAAAATACCAATGACGACCCTATGTTGGGAAAACATCCATAAGTTTAACTGATTCTTATGCCGCAAGATAAAACGCATTGTATTCATTAGGCATTCTTCAAAATACAAatattagggtttaggatacaacCATTATCAAAAATTATGCTTAAAAATGCAATGCATAGTTTTGAATGTACATCTTGTCTCACGATTCATCGCCCATGTCTACGTAAACCGGGGTTGGGTCCATAGCATTCCAAAGGTTCATTCCATACTCGTACTGATTTTTCCACTCCTTGGCGTAGTCTCCCCAATCACCATAGGCCACCCGTGGTAAAGGACATTCTTCGGAAATCTTCAAACCTATGTAATGGTTATTGTTGACATGTGCCAttacaattcttcttttctttatcgCCGCGTCGCACCGAGTTCTTGAGGGTACGTACATACAAGACGCTCCGGGGAAGCCTTTGCTGAATACAATTACCACACAAGTGAATGTGTCCGCTAAGAGTTGACCACCAAAAGGCATTTGCATCCAAAACTTATAACCGGCCTTTTTCGACCCCGTCCTCCATTTCACGTTACAAACCAACTCCCTAAACTTCATTTCCATCTCTTTTGGATCTCTTTCCATGAGCATTGTCAAATACAGTTGTTTGTCCTGAACAAGATTTTCTGCCATTTTTTTCCTTGCATATTGGATTTGGGTGAGCTTAAGTTCGTCGGCCTCGTTGAAATGCCCTAATTGTTCCGTTGcaacatggtaaccacaatttccatcgccgtcaacgtcgtcggtggatataagGTGATCCAAGATGACGTGAGGAAGTTGATCGGTGTACTCTTTATACAAAGTATAAGTAACACGATGTGGTCTTCCTTGAGAATCTCTAGGGGTGCGCGGATTTCCTTAATTCCTCTTATGGTCACCATTCCGCTAGTTTGGCTTTTATGGGTACCGACCACATGCTCTGCAACATCCATGTCTTCCATTCGTTTCACTTCTGTTTCACTTTGGGTCAAATCATCCTTTTTTGGTCGACCCTTTGCCTTGGGGAGGAGAGACTTCTCATACTCTGTATATTCCGCCTGGACATAATCATGACGTGACGGGTCACTTTTGCAACTCTTGGCCTCCTTCACGGTTTCTCTaaatgatttttttgttgttggtctGCCCgatggtttttgtttgattggctCTTCTTCTACTCCCAAGCTCTTACGGGCAGCCGGCCACAAATTAGAAACCAATATTTGTCTTCCTGCACAATGCGCTTTTTGATATTTCTCACTGCACAAATTACTATACATCCACCATAGTAGAGTTTCGGGATGCCTTTTGAAAACAATCCTGAAGGGGCATTTATCTTCTTCGACGAAGTTTTGTAGACCCTCGTCGTCTTCTTCACATACTTGTAGTTCTTCCCTTCGTGACTTTCTTCCTTATCCCCCGCTCTCTCGCATACAATCTCCATTTGCTTACAATCAACGTGTTTGCTTTGAACAATtacgcacatcttctcttttgccttggaaataatccattccttgacctcagcctttgttttccacgtctacattaaacaaataacacgttcattataaaacactaattaaacaatttTCGTATGGATATACATTAACTCAACCAATAAAAACGTACCAAATCGGTCATATATGCTTGGGAGGTATCCGGGCCGACAGTGTCGAGGGGTTCAAGTTGAGAGCTCACCCGTACAACAACtacaaaaaaagaacaacaaaatcagtATAGGGTCGTCACTCTGTAAGATGTTAATATAACGACCCAGACAGTCGTCAACATAATTTACAGGTGAACGACTCTTTAAGTCGTCATCCATATTTTCTGTAGACCAACGACCCTTTTCTCGATGTATGACGGCTCTTTTTTATAAAGTGACGACTCTACATtgatagatataaccaactctgcCCAGTTTTCACCTTGAATCGTCACCTTGTATACATATAAAATAACGACTCTACGAGTCGTTCTCTGGTACATATGAAGAGTCGTTTGGTTTTAATCTTTACGGATTAGCGATTCATGTTAGTGgttgcatttatttttgaatttaactCAACCAAATGTGGTTGAGGCAGTTTGGTCGCTCCATTCTATATATAGAGGTCCATATCTCACCCAttccatatcaaaaccctaattatcaacctcctcttctccttctcatttaattaccatttaagagcaaaaaaaagagaaacatcatgactccattcactaatgaagagaattgtgccattacaagagcttggaaaacagtcactaaccactttgaaagtcgagacaaagacattgatgaaacatcggatgcttggcgaaaccgcgtattcatcgtttttgtggcgttggacggaaattgcaactcaaggtctttgaaacaagtcaaggaacgcttccagaagatacaattcgagtgtgatgttttgaaaagagaacttaaggctgttagggaagcctttccggatatgctgagtgttgtaagagtaagtatttgaacaagaggtaaaacttataaaaagctttgatcgatactaactaagtatattttcattttcagttgGGGAAGGCGTATCGCTATTATGAGGAGCTTCGTGGGGAAAAGTTTGAGCTCCATGATTGCTACTTTATATTGGAAGGCACTAGATATAACTACGCCATATATGATTAAGTGTATAAGTGCacctttattatctattgtatttcatttccttcaatgcaacgctatgcgagatgtatgccttttacgattctatgaaatcaaaaattatgagaatctagtgcaagggtcgttattttatataactaatcaaactaacgactctaaaagaaattagtaactgatagctaggatcgtcattttatatgactacatgtatgacgaccctaagtgttactttttacagagagttttgtttttagagtcgtcaatgtgtaaacaaaacaacaaaacgactctaagtgacctagttaaaaagggtcgtcaatgtttagcacactatcctaacgatttttcataacctggaaaagttgcaggtttgattcgttattggtagtgtcaatatactgacgacctcagagagtcgtttgggtatacaccccccgactatgacgaccctttctctgagttgttccatagtgtggatgattcgaccacttggagcaccattccgacaatttgaagaatataggaagtttacctgattgttttggccttggggttcctcattttgagtgttggttccttcatcctgagcaatgggatcttcattccaaccattgttcatgccttcctctatcaacatctcatcatcaaacatccaacccatatcattagttgagacaatcttaccatcaacacaatcattgctgttatttgaagcttcaccaatctcATTCCCTCCATTTAAATCACCCATTTGTAAAAATCCTAAGTTTTCCTCTTaaaactcctcctcttcttctcaacacataaaacacattttccataatttttttcctaaaatcagattttaatctaaatacacttaccacattaatcaaactaattaattcctaatactaatcatataagagcagttttgccatttagaaaatatttttttaagggatgatccaaattaggattgggtgaccttttttgtcccgtAATGCATGGCCCCCAATTGGAAGTTATGGACTCCAATTAAGCTAGGTTTAACTACCGTAAGTTAAAGTATGTTTTTTTAAACAATTAAAAAGAAATCAAAGCGACCTATTACATGCACTCGAATTCGTATTAATCAATAATCAAACACAAGCAAGTGACTCGATGAATGGAGTAGCTAACCGTTTGTATGGATGTCGTCTGGTCAATTGTATATCTTTAACTTCATTAAAGGTCATATCCTTCAGATCGTAAAATATGATATGCTCTCTTATCTGTATCACCATTTTGGATGTCTTTGACTCATCGTCGTCATGGTCTTCAACAAACAACACCGAGAAATCTTGAATAGACTGATAATGCATGTCAAATACCATCTCACTATAATATGCACTTGTTAAAAGCTCTATGTTAATGTGGTATTTAACTTTCCATTTTGTGTAATCCATTTCCAATTCCATGATATATAGACTAGTTGGGAACTTCCTATAAGCTTTCATAAGATGGATATGCCCATTACACTCCCCAAAATAAACTATCCATGTCGTCTGGCCATATACTTGATCCTCTCTAGCTACCGGGGGTGCTGGCATTTTCTTTAGTTGCAGTGATTTTTCGCCAACATCAAGATAACACGAGCCATATCTGTTGAACCAATGCAAAGAACCGTTCAAAAAGACACCAGTATCTTCGACAATGTAAATTCTTCCAGAACCATTTACCATCCCCAAGTCTTTCCATGACTCTGATTTAGAAGAGTAGATTTCAACTCCAAGAGTGCGGCATTTATGTGCCCAAATGGAGATAACTTCATAATGAGGTGACTTATCAGGATCAAAAGCTAAGCTAACACTACAAAACGATTTGAAACCATCCTTTTTAAACGGGGATCGAGGAAGGATTTTGTGATGGTTTGTTGATGGATTATAAACGTAGAAAGTTGGGTTATTGTGGCTGGTCTTGCAGCACAAAAGGCCGTTGCAAGATTGAATAGTTCGGCGTCTAAAATCGATAGGGCAAGGTAGTGATTTCGCGTAGGGGTTGAAACTCTTGCTGATGACATTATTTCTTTTGCTTTCGTCAAGAAAGACAAAAGCATTACCATACAACCCTAACCAGGACGGATCTTGCACAAAAAGTCCTGTAACTGAACGTCCGAGCTTTTGAAGGGAATGGCGGCGAGCGAAACTGGGATTAGATATCAAGGATAGCCATTGTTTAGATACGCATTTGAATACAATTAGTGACTTCACTGGTAAACGCAACAATATCTCTTCTAAAATATCAATTGATAAATAAACCGTCATTCTCTTTGAACGATATAATGATGCCATTCTCAGTTGAATGCTttgtaattaaattaaaaaaaaatccgttGATTCTAGCTACCAGTACAAGGCCCTATTTATACCGCGAAGACGAAACCTAATTAAAGAAACTACGTACAAAACTTCTCTTGTTGTGGTAGCTACCTTAATGAGAGGTCTTGTACAAGAAGTCAAGAACCTTTTCCCTTGATCATGTTTCCTAATTAAAGAAACTCTATCTATCCATGGTAATTACCtcaagagcatctccaacggtgGGTGCTAAAAATCCTATGTGGAgtttttatttagatccttatttatttattgggTCATATGTATATAGCAAAAATAAGAGCACTTTTTTCATGGACTATCTCCATCAGTGGGGGTCTAAATTTTGAGGATTTGTTTTCCAGAATAATGATAAATTTAATTCATTTTTTCCTATTGGTTCAGAAAAATTATTTAAAAgtaaaaaatttaaaatatgaTTAAAAAGATGACGTGGAGGTCATTCTCAAGGTCTAAACAAGACTTTCTACAAGACCTTCATATTTAATTTGACATCCTTCCTACTTAATAGGACtcactgttggagatgaatttaatgTAAATAAGGGTCTAAAAATAAAACCTTCACCCTCtattggtggaatccaacctattccaagtgtggaaaaaccatggaatgtcaagtctaatggcttctaAGTTAaggttttccacagaaaatccaagtaaggttccaccgtttcgtggaagggttcgtgaaatccatctaaacgccaataagaatagggtttttttttgtccgtagatttagaatgagttgttgaaatctaacggctgagaaaaaaacgctattcttaatagcgttttcactattctACCACTatacttgcacttccatccacagttccaaatgTTGAGGTGGCgcggaagatggaagatggaaatcttccaccataagacttgctctaagggTTATAATTCTAGTTTGAAGGTTTGGTTTTTGGATCATGACCTTTTAATCGAGAATAAGTCTAATATCTAGTGAAATATCTTATATCTACTTGACGAAGCAAAACCGAGTCTTTCATGATAAAGCCAacgatttttaaatttaaacagCCGAGTATTAACTAGGTTGTGGAACCAGAATTGTCTAGTGTCTGGACCATGGACCATTTAATATCAGAATGAACCACTCTATTTAGTCACTATTGTGTAACCGTATCCCAAATATAAAAGCGATTCGTATTGTTCTCTGCTGATTGTTTTCAAAAACTCTATACAGACCGTGATAAAAAACCACGTATAAGCCGTCACTCATAGACTCATCCCAAGAACATGGGACCTCTGCCGTTTTCCTGGGGAGCGGGCCCACTGAATCAATTTATGTGTTTTGAGTAGTTCACATAGGCGGTCTGTAGAGAACAACTCGATTGTTTTAGACTTCAGTCTTCAGTTGTAAAAGTCGGTGGACATCCCGCGGCGCCTAGCTACGACGAACAAAattagagaaaaataataaaccaAATGATTCCTTCTTTCATTTCAATAGTTATTTCTTCCGAAAAGTAAACAACTTGTAGTGAAAAAATCACTATTGCTAATAGAGGTACCAGATTATTGGGGAGAGTATCAAAACTTATATTCGACATAGGATTTTGTAGTTTATCTTATCTGGATTTTGATATCTCCCTAATAAGCTGGTAACCCTATTAGTAGTCATGAAAATAATGGATGGGTTTCCAGAAGGTCCAACTTTGTAGTCTGGTCCATCACTCTTACGAGTCTTACCTGATTTTCTCAACTTTCCAAATCAAAAATCATCTTGATTGATACTTTATAAATACATGACATGTGGAACCCTTATTGCATAATGACGAGTTTTTTTTCCTAgagtttttaggggccaccccaaaggatttaggggccatcaatttatacccagccaaagactctagttaaggggtaccctatatgatattgaagttacataaatgctcttatggtaaaactgtatgaaaaccaaatcaaaaacaattctactcatttcaactcttcttcttccagtttcctattatctttcgattgtggaagaaaaaaaaaattccgctccaaagtcaaatggccccaattaggtaagaatctatcatttttggggtttatttcgctttaattcggcgaatcgagaaaaaataattctagggtttttggttatttatccagattcgggcgatattcatgctcctttacttccgaatgtagtcgtgttcttcatttctcaagaacatcgacagtattcgggagaaatatttgatggttat encodes:
- the LOC113352094 gene encoding F-box protein At5g07610-like, which codes for MTVYLSIDILEEILLRLPVKSLIVFKCVSKQWLSLISNPSFARRHSLQKLGRSVTGLFVQDPSWLGLYGNAFVFLDESKRNNVISKSFNPYAKSLPCPIDFRRRTIQSCNGLLCCKTSHNNPTFYVYNPSTNHHKILPRSPFKKDGFKSFCSVSLAFDPDKSPHYEVISIWAHKCRTLGVEIYSSKSESWKDLGMVNGSGRIYIVEDTGVFLNGSLHWFNRYGSCYLDVGEKSLQLKKMPAPPVAREDQVYGQTTWIVYFGECNGHIHLMKAYRKFPTSLYIMELEMDYTKWKVKYHINIELLTSAYYSEMVFDMHYQSIQDFSVLFVEDHDDDESKTSKMVIQIREHIIFYDLKDMTFNEVKDIQLTRRHPYKRLATPFIESLACV